Proteins from a single region of Streptomyces spectabilis:
- a CDS encoding CBS domain-containing protein gives MTTAGDIMHRGARWIPAHETLDRAAQLMRQLDVGALPISDENERLCGILTDRDIVVRCVAMGHDPAKVTAGELAQGTPRWIASDAGVDAVLEEMQGHQIRRLPVIEDKRLVGMISEADLAKHLTEEQLAAWCESVYAKG, from the coding sequence ATGACCACCGCCGGAGACATCATGCACCGCGGGGCCCGGTGGATCCCCGCCCACGAGACCCTGGACCGCGCCGCGCAGCTGATGCGCCAGCTGGACGTGGGCGCCCTGCCCATCAGCGACGAGAACGAGCGGCTGTGCGGCATCCTCACCGACCGCGACATCGTCGTCCGCTGTGTGGCGATGGGACACGACCCGGCCAAGGTCACCGCGGGTGAACTCGCCCAGGGCACCCCGCGCTGGATCGCCTCGGACGCCGGTGTCGACGCCGTCCTGGAGGAGATGCAGGGCCACCAGATCCGCAGGCTGCCCGTGATCGAGGACAAGCGCCTCGTCGGGATGATCAGCGAGGCCGACCTGGCCAAGCACCTGACGGAGGAGCAGCTCGCGGCCTGGTGCGAGAGCGTCTACGCCAAGGGCTGA
- a CDS encoding uridine kinase: MRLEAITWERLTDTLADRLLELAPADGGAWPRVAFDGAPAARPGDLAERVGEALRVRGRSALVVGAQGFLRPASLRFEYGHEDVEAYYSGWFDTGALWREVFGPLDPGGTGRVLPDLWDPAADRATRSPYAQLPPGGALLLHGPLLLGHWFPFDLTVHVRLSPGALRRRTAPEEQWTLPAFERYEAERDPASAADVVVRADDPRHPAWNG, translated from the coding sequence GTGCGACTCGAAGCGATCACCTGGGAACGGCTCACGGACACCCTCGCCGACCGGCTCCTGGAGCTGGCGCCCGCCGACGGGGGCGCCTGGCCGCGCGTCGCCTTCGACGGCGCGCCCGCGGCCCGGCCCGGTGACCTCGCGGAGCGGGTCGGCGAGGCGCTGCGCGTGCGCGGGCGGTCCGCGCTCGTCGTCGGCGCCCAGGGGTTCCTGCGGCCCGCCTCGCTGCGGTTCGAGTACGGACACGAGGACGTCGAGGCCTACTACAGCGGCTGGTTCGACACCGGTGCCCTCTGGCGTGAGGTCTTCGGACCGCTGGACCCCGGCGGCACCGGACGCGTCCTGCCCGACCTGTGGGACCCGGCGGCCGACCGCGCCACACGCAGCCCCTACGCCCAGCTCCCGCCGGGAGGAGCGCTGTTGCTGCACGGCCCTCTGCTGCTCGGCCATTGGTTCCCCTTCGACCTGACGGTGCACGTACGGCTCTCTCCCGGGGCCCTGCGCAGGCGCACGGCCCCCGAGGAGCAGTGGACGCTCCCGGCCTTCGAGCGCTACGAGGCCGAGCGGGACCCCGCGTCCGCCGCCGACGTGGTCGTACGGGCCGACGACCCGCGCCACCCGGCGTGGAACGGCTGA